The Acidimicrobiales bacterium genome contains a region encoding:
- a CDS encoding class I SAM-dependent methyltransferase, with protein sequence MPAPDPLQYDAFADEYDDHAATAPYNALYDRPATLRLVGDVANRRVLDAACGPGLYLERLRDQGAEVVGCDASPRMIELARRRVGDAVDLRVHALDQPFDWLQDESVDLVLCALAYHYVNDRPGFLGEASRVLRPGGSLVISTHHPTSDWCRLGGSYFEVGTVTETWSRGWEITTWRMPLSSMTDEFAAAGFLIERLVEPRPEPKMADTHPDAFEKLSTEPGFVLFKLRKDPARPAAARRRG encoded by the coding sequence GTGCCGGCCCCCGATCCCCTGCAGTACGACGCCTTCGCCGACGAGTACGACGACCACGCGGCGACGGCCCCGTACAACGCTCTCTACGATCGCCCGGCGACGCTCCGTCTCGTGGGCGACGTGGCGAACCGGCGGGTCCTCGACGCCGCGTGCGGGCCCGGGCTCTATCTCGAGCGGCTTCGTGACCAGGGCGCCGAGGTCGTCGGGTGCGATGCCTCGCCACGGATGATCGAGCTCGCCCGGCGCCGGGTGGGCGACGCCGTCGACCTGCGGGTCCACGCCCTCGACCAGCCGTTCGACTGGCTCCAGGACGAGTCGGTCGACCTCGTGCTCTGCGCTCTCGCGTACCACTACGTCAACGACCGCCCCGGGTTCCTCGGCGAGGCCTCTCGTGTGCTGCGGCCCGGTGGATCGCTCGTGATCAGCACCCACCACCCGACCTCCGACTGGTGCCGGCTCGGCGGCTCCTACTTCGAGGTGGGCACCGTCACGGAGACCTGGAGTCGAGGCTGGGAGATCACGACCTGGCGGATGCCGCTCAGCTCCATGACCGACGAGTTCGCCGCGGCGGGGTTCCTCATCGAGCGCCTGGTCGAACCGAGGCCCGAACCCAAGATGGCCGACACCCACCCGGACGCGTTCGAGAAGTTGTCGACCGAACCGGGCTTCGTGCTCTTCAAGCTGCGGAAGGACCCGGCGCGCCCGGCCGCCGCACGCCGCCGGGGGTGA
- a CDS encoding FKBP-type peptidyl-prolyl cis-trans isomerase translates to MADDKPHVYVPPGTAPPTELEIEEVVVGDGPEATTGQDVEVHYVGVAWSTRKQFDASWDRGQTFSFGLGGGQVIKGWDQGVAGMKVGGRRRIIIPPNLGYGGAGAGGVIKGGETLVFVVDLLGVS, encoded by the coding sequence ATGGCCGACGACAAGCCGCACGTGTACGTCCCTCCGGGCACCGCGCCGCCGACGGAGCTGGAGATCGAAGAGGTGGTGGTGGGCGACGGGCCCGAGGCGACGACGGGCCAGGACGTCGAGGTGCACTACGTCGGTGTGGCCTGGAGCACCCGCAAGCAGTTCGACGCCTCGTGGGACCGCGGGCAGACCTTCAGCTTCGGCCTCGGGGGCGGGCAGGTGATCAAGGGCTGGGACCAGGGCGTCGCCGGCATGAAGGTCGGGGGTCGCCGGCGCATCATCATCCCGCCCAACCTGGGCTACGGCGGCGCCGGCGCCGGCGGTGTCATCAAGGGCGGCGAGACGTTGGTGTTCGTCGTCGACCTCCTCGGCGTCAGCTGA